The proteins below are encoded in one region of Desulfobotulus pelophilus:
- the recA gene encoding recombinase RecA encodes MSISGDKGKAIESAMGQIERQFGKGAIMRLGSKEVIAVPTISTGSLALDRALGIGGLPKGRVIEIYGPESSGKTTLALHAVAECQRAGGIAAFIDAEHALDTAYARRLGVNVDELLVSQPDTGEQALEIADMLVRSGAVDILVIDSVAALVPRAEIEGEMGDAHMGLQARLMSQALRKLTATIGKTMTMVIFINQIRMKIGVMFGNPETTTGGNALKFYASVRLDVRRAAAIKDGQDVTGNRTRVKVVKNKLAPPFKEAEFDLMYGEGISRIGDLLDLGVEAGIIEKSGAWYAYDGERIGQGRENVKKFLKENEELFNTLYRKVRESLGIGLPPVPEKDEKSVKTGKNAKPSREKKGEEPSMFDDAVSSDD; translated from the coding sequence ATGAGTATTTCAGGGGATAAGGGAAAGGCCATCGAGTCGGCCATGGGACAGATTGAACGTCAGTTTGGAAAAGGGGCTATAATGCGCCTGGGCAGCAAGGAGGTGATTGCTGTTCCCACCATTTCCACAGGATCCCTGGCCCTGGACAGAGCCCTTGGTATTGGCGGTCTGCCCAAAGGACGTGTGATAGAAATTTATGGCCCAGAGTCTTCGGGCAAAACAACGCTGGCCCTTCATGCGGTGGCGGAATGCCAGCGTGCGGGAGGTATAGCTGCTTTCATTGACGCGGAGCATGCCCTTGATACGGCTTATGCCAGAAGGCTTGGCGTGAATGTAGATGAGCTTCTGGTTTCCCAGCCGGATACGGGAGAACAGGCACTGGAAATTGCGGATATGCTTGTGCGCAGCGGCGCTGTGGACATACTTGTTATTGACTCCGTGGCGGCATTGGTACCAAGGGCTGAAATTGAGGGTGAAATGGGTGATGCCCATATGGGGCTGCAGGCCCGTCTTATGAGTCAGGCGCTTCGAAAACTGACGGCGACTATCGGCAAAACCATGACAATGGTGATTTTCATCAATCAGATTCGTATGAAAATCGGTGTGATGTTTGGTAATCCCGAGACTACTACCGGTGGAAATGCGTTGAAATTTTATGCTTCCGTCCGGCTGGATGTACGCCGTGCTGCAGCCATTAAAGATGGGCAGGATGTTACGGGCAATCGTACCCGTGTTAAAGTCGTAAAAAATAAACTGGCTCCTCCGTTTAAAGAAGCTGAGTTTGATTTGATGTATGGAGAAGGTATTTCCAGGATCGGTGATCTTCTTGATCTTGGTGTAGAGGCTGGTATTATTGAAAAAAGTGGTGCCTGGTATGCCTATGATGGCGAGCGTATCGGCCAGGGCAGAGAGAATGTGAAAAAATTTTTGAAAGAAAATGAGGAGTTGTTTAACACCCTCTATCGTAAGGTAAGGGAAAGTTTGGGCATCGGCCTGCCTCCGGTACCTGAGAAGGATGAAAAGTCTGTAAAAACAGGAAAAAATGCCAAACCTTCCCGTGAGAAAAAGGGGGAAGAGCCTTCCATGTTTGATGATGCTGTGTCTTCTGATGACTGA
- the alaS gene encoding alanine--tRNA ligase → MTGNEIRQKFLEYFKKYEHRLVRSSSLVPSDDPTLLFTNAGMVQFKRVFIGEEKREYTTATTSQKCVRAGGKHNDLENVGYTARHHTFFEMLGNFSFGDYFKEKAIFFAWDLLTNGYGLPAEKLWVSIYLDDDEAFTIWHEQIGVPKERIVRLGEADNFWAMGDTGPCGPCSEIHIDRGPAYGCDNPACAVGCDCDRYLEIWNLVFMQFNRSEDGSMTPLPKPSIDTGMGLERIASVVQGVDTNYDTDLFVPIMEKVGEMSGKKPGEDSASDVAMKVIADHSRAAAFLVNDGVLPSNEGRGYVLRRILRRAIRYGRNIGLTRPFLKDTVRVVFSIMEEAYPELKSQESFICSVIENEEIRFSETLDNGLKLLHETLEGLAAAGKKELSGDVIFRLYDTYGFPVDIVKDVTKGSDVRLDIQGFDTIMAERREMSRSKVKFDAMNEAYLSLSSAGVQTVFTGYERTEDKGKVFLLVQQGKACDRIEGEGDLELVTDRTPFYAESGGQAGDRGFIRTKSFEMKVTDTLKDPTGFFIHKGKIVSGSLAKGEEVILSVDSAARAGTERNHTATHLLHAALRDVVGDHVKQSGSLVGPDRLRFDFTHFSGIDRSVLDTVERWVNEKIRENVPVNSEVMQAEEAFKTGATALFEEKYGDEVRVISLDTFSKEFCGGTHTAYTGDIGLFVIVSEGSVAAGVRRIEALTGASALAFVQERNRIMLEAASLLKDRPETLVTRVERLLADCRSQEKTIDSLKNKMAEMSAGDITEGVVEIQGVKVLAKKVMVDNPASLRDLADRMKDKLGSGIVLLGTESDGKVLLIAVVSKDLVGRFHAGNIVKAAAGVVGGGGGGRSDMAQAGGTRPENLDAALQTVLDMVAQA, encoded by the coding sequence ATGACGGGTAATGAGATACGTCAGAAATTTTTGGAATATTTTAAAAAATATGAGCACCGTCTGGTGCGTAGCTCTTCCCTTGTTCCTTCCGATGATCCCACCCTTCTGTTCACCAACGCAGGCATGGTTCAGTTCAAACGGGTATTTATAGGAGAGGAAAAACGGGAATATACCACCGCAACCACTTCCCAGAAATGTGTGCGGGCCGGAGGCAAGCATAACGATTTGGAAAATGTGGGGTATACGGCAAGGCACCATACTTTTTTTGAAATGCTGGGTAATTTCAGCTTCGGGGATTATTTCAAGGAAAAGGCCATCTTTTTTGCCTGGGATCTCCTTACCAATGGCTATGGCCTTCCTGCGGAAAAACTCTGGGTTTCCATTTATCTGGATGACGATGAAGCCTTTACTATCTGGCATGAACAGATCGGTGTACCCAAAGAACGCATTGTGCGTCTGGGAGAAGCGGATAATTTCTGGGCCATGGGAGATACGGGACCCTGCGGTCCATGTTCAGAAATTCATATAGACCGTGGTCCTGCTTATGGCTGTGACAATCCTGCCTGTGCCGTTGGCTGTGATTGCGACCGCTATCTTGAAATATGGAATCTTGTGTTCATGCAGTTCAACCGTTCCGAAGACGGTAGCATGACGCCTTTGCCTAAACCCAGTATTGATACGGGAATGGGGCTTGAACGCATTGCCTCTGTTGTACAGGGTGTGGATACCAATTATGACACGGATCTTTTTGTGCCCATCATGGAAAAGGTGGGAGAAATGTCCGGGAAAAAGCCGGGAGAAGATTCTGCGTCGGATGTGGCCATGAAGGTCATCGCCGATCATAGCCGTGCGGCAGCCTTTCTTGTTAATGATGGTGTGCTTCCTTCCAACGAGGGCAGGGGATATGTGCTGCGCCGTATTCTGCGCAGGGCCATTCGCTACGGTCGTAACATCGGTCTGACTCGCCCCTTCCTTAAGGATACGGTGCGGGTGGTCTTTTCCATTATGGAAGAGGCCTACCCTGAGTTGAAAAGCCAGGAAAGCTTCATCTGCAGTGTGATTGAAAATGAGGAAATCCGTTTTTCCGAAACTCTGGACAACGGACTGAAGCTTCTCCATGAGACCCTTGAAGGCCTTGCTGCCGCAGGAAAAAAGGAGCTGTCCGGTGATGTGATTTTCCGGCTGTATGACACCTATGGTTTCCCTGTGGATATAGTAAAGGACGTTACCAAGGGAAGTGATGTGCGCCTTGATATACAAGGCTTTGACACAATCATGGCAGAGCGGAGGGAAATGAGCCGCAGCAAGGTGAAGTTTGATGCCATGAACGAGGCCTACCTTTCCCTTTCCAGTGCGGGGGTTCAGACGGTCTTTACGGGATATGAGCGTACGGAAGACAAAGGAAAGGTGTTTTTGCTTGTGCAGCAGGGCAAGGCCTGTGACAGGATTGAGGGAGAAGGGGATCTGGAGCTGGTAACGGATCGAACGCCCTTTTATGCGGAATCCGGTGGGCAGGCGGGGGACAGGGGTTTTATCCGTACGAAAAGCTTTGAAATGAAAGTGACAGATACCCTGAAAGATCCTACGGGTTTTTTCATCCACAAAGGAAAGATTGTTTCGGGAAGTCTTGCAAAGGGTGAGGAAGTCATTCTTTCCGTGGATAGTGCGGCCAGGGCTGGCACCGAAAGAAACCACACGGCTACCCACCTTCTCCATGCCGCCCTGCGGGATGTTGTGGGGGATCATGTCAAACAGTCCGGTTCCCTTGTGGGGCCGGACCGGCTTCGTTTTGACTTCACCCATTTTTCCGGGATTGACCGGAGTGTTCTGGATACGGTGGAACGCTGGGTGAATGAAAAAATCAGGGAAAATGTACCTGTGAACTCCGAGGTCATGCAGGCAGAAGAAGCATTTAAAACCGGTGCCACAGCCCTTTTTGAGGAAAAATACGGGGATGAGGTAAGGGTCATCAGTCTGGATACCTTCAGCAAGGAGTTCTGTGGGGGGACCCATACGGCCTACACAGGGGATATCGGCCTCTTTGTCATTGTATCCGAAGGCAGTGTGGCAGCCGGTGTGCGCCGCATCGAGGCTTTGACCGGCGCATCGGCCCTTGCCTTTGTTCAGGAGCGCAACCGTATCATGCTTGAGGCGGCTTCCCTTTTAAAGGACAGGCCAGAGACTCTGGTGACCCGGGTGGAACGTTTGCTGGCGGATTGCCGCAGTCAGGAAAAAACCATTGATTCGCTGAAAAACAAGATGGCGGAAATGAGTGCGGGAGATATTACCGAAGGCGTTGTGGAGATTCAGGGAGTTAAGGTACTGGCCAAAAAGGTGATGGTGGATAATCCAGCTTCTCTCAGGGATCTGGCGGATCGTATGAAGGATAAGCTGGGTTCCGGTATTGTGCTGCTGGGAACGGAGTCTGATGGTAAGGTTCTGCTCATTGCCGTGGTGAGTAAGGATCTTGTGGGCCGTTTTCATGCAGGAAATATTGTGAAAGCTGCCGCCGGTGTGGTGGGTGGCGGTGGGGGAGGGCGTTCGGATATGGCCCAGGCCGGAGGCACCCGGCCGGAGAATTTGGATGCGGCTTTGCAGACGGTTCTGGATATGGTAGCTCAGGCCTGA
- a CDS encoding DUF599 domain-containing protein, with translation MSEEGWLILVSFALIFLYHISFGIRLHRHPTATSLGITHRIRREWVQEILKDGRDLLGVQTLRNQVMAASFLASTAILISLGVLGLAANPSFYSGFLTVLGGSDVETAGTLSRLVLISVNFFAAFFNFTLCIRYYNHASFGVGLKNFESLPFPPEFILTMMDRGSLHYFLGMRGYYLSVPLLLWIMGPFWLFFGVLGLLFVLFFLDRMA, from the coding sequence ATGTCGGAAGAAGGCTGGCTTATCCTTGTTTCTTTTGCCCTTATTTTTCTCTATCATATCTCGTTTGGCATACGCCTGCACAGGCATCCGACGGCCACCTCTCTGGGAATTACCCACAGAATCCGGCGGGAGTGGGTGCAGGAAATTTTAAAGGATGGCCGGGATCTTCTGGGGGTTCAAACCCTGAGAAATCAGGTGATGGCGGCGAGCTTTCTGGCGTCAACGGCCATTCTGATCAGCCTTGGCGTACTGGGGCTGGCAGCCAACCCGTCGTTTTACAGCGGGTTTCTTACGGTCCTGGGCGGAAGCGATGTGGAGACGGCAGGTACCCTTTCCAGGCTTGTGCTGATTTCTGTGAATTTTTTTGCTGCTTTTTTTAACTTCACCCTCTGTATACGTTACTACAACCACGCCAGTTTTGGTGTGGGATTGAAAAATTTCGAGTCCCTGCCTTTCCCGCCGGAATTTATCCTCACCATGATGGACAGGGGCAGCCTCCATTATTTTCTGGGGATGCGGGGTTATTATCTGTCCGTTCCCCTTCTTTTGTGGATAATGGGGCCTTTCTGGCTTTTTTTCGGTGTACTGGGGCTGCTTTTCGTACTTTTTTTTCTGGACCGCATGGCCTGA
- a CDS encoding YgiQ family radical SAM protein, with translation MPTLSDIFPTSPEAIARNGWDAPDIILVTGDAFIDAPSMGVAVIARVLAADGFKVAILAQPDPEKTTDFTKLGEPKLFWGVSGGSVDSMVANYTASKKRRKNDDYTPGGINDRRPDRACIVYTNRIRRYFKNTVPILLGGIEASLRRISHYDFWDNRIRRSLLFDAKADYLLYGMAESSILAFARALKQKQSPDAIPGLCLVAKQIPENYLTLPSFEEVSNDKKSFLSMFHTFYENSDPITARGLAQAHGDRFLIQNPPFPYTEEKELDAMHALPFTRSLHPDDAAKGDVRALETIRHSITTHYGCYGECNFCAIAVHQGRTVRSRSLASIVKEAESLTHRSDFKGIISDAGGPTANMYGFECRKKKEKGSCHDRRCLFPEVCPSLKPDHSLQKKLLKELRSLKGVRKVFVASGVRYDLLLADKKAGPDYLEELVGHHVSGQMKVAPEHICPHVLSRMGKPGTETLERFRELFFTQTHKAGKPQFLTYYFIAAHPGCTEEDMKKLGTYARQTLKLAPEQVQIFTPTPSTWSAAMYWTETDPWTGEKLFVEKDGGRKKRQKDLVVQSVSNGERHLDQAMRSRKKSTKSSPSTPKKSQKGPIIHKRRGTDR, from the coding sequence ATGCCTACTCTTTCCGATATTTTTCCCACAAGCCCCGAAGCCATAGCCAGAAATGGCTGGGATGCTCCGGATATCATCCTTGTTACAGGGGATGCCTTTATCGACGCCCCTTCCATGGGCGTTGCCGTCATCGCAAGGGTCCTTGCTGCTGACGGTTTCAAAGTAGCCATTCTTGCCCAGCCCGACCCGGAAAAAACCACTGATTTTACAAAACTAGGCGAACCCAAACTCTTCTGGGGTGTTTCCGGCGGCAGTGTGGATTCCATGGTGGCCAATTACACAGCTTCGAAAAAACGCAGAAAGAATGACGACTATACGCCCGGTGGCATCAATGACCGCAGGCCGGACCGCGCATGCATTGTATACACCAACCGCATCCGTCGTTATTTCAAAAATACGGTCCCCATTCTTCTGGGTGGTATAGAAGCCAGCCTGCGCCGTATCAGCCACTATGATTTCTGGGACAACAGAATCAGACGATCCCTTCTCTTTGATGCCAAAGCAGATTATCTGCTCTACGGTATGGCCGAATCCAGCATCCTTGCCTTTGCCCGTGCCCTGAAACAAAAACAATCTCCGGATGCCATACCCGGCCTCTGCCTCGTTGCAAAACAAATCCCGGAAAACTACCTGACCCTTCCTTCCTTTGAAGAAGTTTCTAACGATAAAAAAAGCTTTCTTTCCATGTTCCATACCTTTTATGAAAACAGTGATCCCATCACAGCCAGAGGGCTGGCCCAGGCCCACGGTGACCGCTTTCTCATCCAGAACCCGCCCTTTCCCTATACGGAAGAAAAGGAGCTGGATGCCATGCACGCTCTTCCCTTTACCCGCAGCCTGCATCCTGATGATGCGGCAAAAGGAGATGTCCGGGCACTGGAAACCATCCGCCACAGCATCACCACCCACTATGGCTGTTATGGAGAATGTAACTTCTGCGCCATTGCCGTGCATCAGGGAAGAACGGTACGATCCAGAAGCCTTGCCTCCATTGTGAAAGAAGCAGAAAGCCTGACCCATAGATCCGATTTCAAAGGTATCATATCCGATGCAGGCGGCCCCACAGCCAATATGTATGGATTTGAGTGCAGAAAAAAAAAGGAAAAAGGAAGCTGCCATGACAGACGCTGTCTGTTTCCAGAGGTCTGCCCTTCCCTGAAACCGGATCACAGTCTCCAGAAAAAACTCCTGAAAGAACTACGCAGCCTGAAGGGCGTTCGAAAAGTTTTTGTGGCATCGGGCGTCCGATATGATCTTCTGCTGGCGGATAAAAAAGCAGGACCGGATTATCTGGAAGAGCTGGTAGGCCACCATGTTTCCGGCCAGATGAAAGTGGCACCGGAACATATCTGTCCCCATGTTCTTTCCCGTATGGGAAAACCCGGCACAGAAACCCTTGAACGCTTCAGGGAACTCTTTTTCACCCAGACCCACAAGGCGGGTAAACCCCAGTTTCTCACCTACTACTTCATTGCAGCCCATCCGGGATGTACGGAAGAAGACATGAAAAAGCTGGGTACCTATGCCCGCCAAACGCTGAAACTCGCGCCGGAGCAGGTGCAGATCTTCACGCCCACACCTTCTACCTGGTCGGCTGCCATGTACTGGACGGAAACGGACCCATGGACGGGAGAGAAGCTTTTTGTAGAAAAAGACGGGGGCAGAAAAAAGCGGCAGAAGGATCTCGTGGTACAATCCGTTTCAAACGGGGAAAGGCACCTGGATCAGGCCATGCGGTCCAGAAAAAAAAGTACGAAAAGCAGCCCCAGTACACCGAAAAAAAGCCAGAAAGGCCCCATTATCCACAAAAGAAGGGGAACGGACAGATAA
- a CDS encoding hybrid sensor histidine kinase/response regulator translates to MKTILIVDDNPANLGILFHCLDQSGYRTLVAQDGETALKMAKISRPNMILLDVIMPEMDGFMACHALKSDSETRDIPVIFMTALTETADKVAGFQAGAVDYICKPIQKEEILARIHLHMMLQEQKNQLLRINREKEKILSVVAHDLKAPFSSVLGFLGLLAESYEDYTEKEKKRFIAHAHGSTLKLYEMLEKLLDWTRTGSGFNEWQPEILDLTQLIHSTVSLFKENAEKKKIRIRGKIPGTLYLFADANMIASVLRNLISNAIKFTDTGGRITITADQSPAGTEIRISDTGIGMNEQTVSSLLSGSCGKSTPGTTGECGTGLGMVICREFIEKNKGTLAIESTPSKGSCFILTFPPSPSRISAR, encoded by the coding sequence ATGAAGACAATCTTAATTGTTGACGACAATCCTGCCAACCTTGGCATCCTTTTTCACTGCCTGGACCAGAGCGGCTACCGCACCCTCGTGGCCCAGGACGGAGAAACAGCACTCAAGATGGCAAAAATTTCCAGACCGAATATGATTCTTCTGGATGTCATCATGCCGGAGATGGACGGATTCATGGCCTGTCATGCCCTGAAATCCGATTCTGAAACGCGGGATATCCCTGTCATCTTTATGACCGCCCTTACGGAAACAGCCGATAAAGTAGCCGGTTTTCAGGCAGGAGCGGTAGATTACATCTGCAAGCCCATTCAGAAAGAAGAAATCCTCGCCCGGATTCACCTCCATATGATGCTGCAGGAACAAAAAAATCAGCTTTTACGTATCAACAGGGAAAAAGAAAAAATCCTTTCCGTTGTTGCCCATGACCTCAAGGCACCGTTCAGTAGCGTACTGGGATTTCTAGGCCTTTTGGCAGAAAGCTATGAAGATTATACGGAAAAAGAAAAAAAACGTTTCATTGCCCATGCCCATGGCTCCACCCTCAAGCTATACGAAATGCTGGAAAAACTGCTGGACTGGACCCGAACAGGAAGCGGCTTTAACGAGTGGCAACCGGAAATACTGGACCTCACCCAGCTCATCCATTCAACAGTCTCTCTTTTCAAAGAAAATGCGGAGAAAAAGAAAATCCGTATCCGGGGTAAAATCCCCGGAACCCTTTACCTTTTTGCCGATGCCAATATGATTGCGTCAGTGCTCCGCAACCTCATTTCCAATGCCATCAAATTCACGGATACAGGAGGTCGAATCACCATCACCGCAGACCAGAGTCCTGCCGGAACAGAAATCCGTATCAGCGATACAGGTATAGGAATGAATGAACAAACCGTTTCCTCTCTCCTTTCCGGCTCCTGCGGCAAATCCACCCCCGGCACCACAGGTGAGTGCGGCACAGGTCTTGGTATGGTCATATGCCGGGAGTTCATAGAAAAAAACAAGGGAACACTTGCCATCGAAAGTACACCATCCAAAGGCAGCTGCTTTATTCTTACCTTTCCGCCATCCCCTTCCAGGATTTCTGCCCGCTGA